The following proteins are encoded in a genomic region of Arthrobacter jiangjiafuii:
- the tuf gene encoding elongation factor Tu, translating into MAKAKFERTKPHVNIGTIGHVDHGKTTLTAAISKVLADKYPDLNEQRDFAAIDSAPEERQRGITINISHIEYQTEKRHYAHVDAPGHADYIKNMITGAAQMDGAILVVAATDGPMAQTREHVLLARQVGVPYLLVALNKSDMVDDEELLDLVEMEVRELLSSQEFDGDNVPVVRVSGLKALEGDPKWVAAVEELMDAVDNSVPDPIRDKDKPFLMPIEDVFTITGRGTVVTGRAERGTLAINSEVEIVGIRPVQKTTVTGIEMFHKQLDEAWAGENCGLLLRGIKREDVERGQVIVKPGSITPHTDFEANVYILSKDEGGRHNPFYSNYRPQFYFRTTDVTGVITLPEGTEMVMPGDNTEMTVELIQPIAMEEGLGFAIREGGRTVGSGRVTKIIK; encoded by the coding sequence GTGGCGAAGGCAAAGTTCGAGCGGACTAAGCCGCACGTCAACATCGGCACCATTGGTCACGTTGACCATGGAAAGACGACGTTGACCGCTGCCATTTCGAAGGTACTTGCTGACAAGTACCCTGATCTGAATGAACAGCGCGATTTCGCTGCTATCGACTCTGCACCTGAAGAGCGCCAGCGCGGCATCACCATCAACATCTCTCACATCGAGTACCAGACCGAGAAGCGCCACTACGCACACGTAGACGCCCCCGGTCACGCTGACTACATCAAGAACATGATCACTGGTGCAGCTCAGATGGACGGCGCGATCCTCGTGGTTGCCGCTACCGACGGTCCGATGGCACAGACCCGCGAGCACGTCCTGCTCGCCCGCCAGGTTGGTGTTCCCTACCTGCTGGTCGCACTGAACAAGTCCGACATGGTCGACGACGAGGAACTTCTGGACCTCGTTGAAATGGAAGTTCGCGAACTGCTGAGCTCCCAGGAATTCGACGGCGACAACGTTCCCGTCGTGCGCGTCTCCGGTCTCAAGGCTCTGGAAGGCGACCCCAAGTGGGTTGCTGCCGTTGAAGAGCTCATGGACGCCGTTGACAACAGCGTGCCGGACCCGATCCGCGACAAGGACAAGCCGTTCCTGATGCCGATCGAGGACGTCTTCACGATCACCGGTCGTGGAACCGTTGTCACGGGCCGCGCCGAGCGCGGTACCCTCGCCATCAACTCCGAGGTCGAGATCGTCGGCATCCGTCCGGTCCAGAAGACCACGGTTACCGGTATCGAGATGTTCCACAAGCAGCTTGACGAAGCATGGGCAGGCGAGAACTGTGGTCTCCTGCTCCGCGGCATCAAGCGCGAAGACGTAGAGCGCGGCCAGGTTATCGTGAAGCCGGGTTCCATTACCCCGCACACCGATTTCGAAGCCAACGTCTACATCCTGTCCAAGGATGAAGGCGGACGCCACAACCCGTTCTACTCGAACTACCGCCCGCAGTTCTACTTCCGTACCACGGACGTAACCGGCGTTATCACCCTGCCTGAGGGCACGGAAATGGTTATGCCCGGCGACAACACTGAGATGACCGTTGAGCTCATCCAGCCCATCGCCATGGAAGAAGGCCTCGGCTTCGCTATCCGCGAAGGCGGCCGCACCGTTGGTTCAGGCCGTGTCACCAAGATCATCAAGTAA
- the fusA gene encoding elongation factor G has protein sequence MALDVLTDLNKVRNIGIMAHIDAGKTTTTERILFYTGVNHKIGETHDGASTMDWMAQEQERGITITSAATTCYWDNNQINIIDTPGHVDFTVEVERSLRVLDGAVAVFDGKEGVEPQSETVWRQADKYNVPRICFVNKMDKLGADFYFTVDTIINRLGAKPLVIQLPIGAESDFEGVVDLVEMRALTWRGDSKGDVTMGAKYEIEPIPADLQEKAEEYRAALIEAVAEASDELMDKYLEGVEFTLEEIKAGIRHLTINSLVYPVLCGSAFKNRGVQPMLDAVVAYLPNPLDVPNIKGHDIRDEEIILERAADANAPFSALAFKVVTHPFFGRLTYIRVYSGHAASGAQVMNATKQKKERIGKLFQMHANKENPVDEITTGHIYAAIGLKDTTTGDTLCDLQNPIVLESMSFPEPVISVAIEPKTKGDQEKLSTAIQKLSEEDPTFQVSLDEDTNQTIIAGMGELHLDILVDRMRREFRVEANVGKPQVAYRETIKRAVAKHDYTHKKQTGGSGQFAKVQIAIEPLDTSEGVFYEFANKVTGGRIPREYIPSVDQGIQSALTEGVLAGYPVVGIKASLLDGAYHDVDSSEMAFKIAGRQAFKEAARLANPVLLEPLMDVEVRTPEEYMGEVIGDINSRRGQMQSMEDAAGVKVIRAHVPLSGMFGYIGDLRSKTQGRAVYSMSFNSYAEVPKAVADEIIQKVRGE, from the coding sequence GTGGCACTTGACGTGCTTACCGACCTGAACAAGGTCCGCAACATCGGCATCATGGCCCACATTGATGCCGGCAAGACCACCACCACCGAACGCATTCTGTTCTACACCGGTGTCAACCACAAGATCGGCGAGACCCACGACGGTGCCTCCACGATGGACTGGATGGCACAGGAGCAGGAGCGGGGTATCACCATTACCTCCGCAGCAACCACCTGCTACTGGGACAACAACCAGATCAACATCATCGACACCCCGGGTCACGTTGACTTCACTGTCGAAGTTGAGCGGTCCCTGCGCGTCCTCGATGGCGCCGTAGCCGTCTTCGATGGCAAGGAAGGCGTGGAGCCGCAGTCCGAGACTGTCTGGCGCCAGGCTGACAAGTACAACGTTCCGCGTATCTGCTTCGTCAACAAGATGGACAAGCTCGGCGCTGACTTCTACTTCACCGTCGACACCATCATCAACCGCCTTGGTGCCAAGCCGCTGGTTATCCAGCTGCCGATCGGCGCCGAGAGCGACTTCGAAGGCGTCGTCGACCTCGTAGAAATGCGTGCCCTGACCTGGCGCGGCGATTCCAAGGGTGATGTCACCATGGGCGCCAAGTACGAGATCGAGCCCATCCCGGCCGATCTTCAGGAAAAGGCTGAAGAGTACCGTGCCGCGCTGATCGAGGCTGTTGCCGAGGCCAGCGACGAGCTGATGGACAAGTACCTGGAGGGTGTTGAATTCACCCTCGAGGAAATCAAGGCCGGCATCCGCCACCTGACCATCAACTCGCTGGTATACCCGGTGCTTTGCGGCTCCGCGTTCAAGAACCGCGGCGTACAGCCGATGCTTGACGCCGTCGTCGCCTACCTGCCGAACCCGCTTGACGTGCCGAACATCAAGGGCCACGACATCCGCGACGAAGAGATCATTCTCGAACGCGCCGCTGATGCCAACGCTCCGTTCTCGGCCCTGGCGTTCAAGGTTGTGACGCACCCGTTCTTCGGCCGTCTGACCTACATCCGCGTGTACTCCGGTCACGCTGCTTCCGGCGCCCAGGTCATGAATGCGACCAAGCAGAAGAAGGAGCGCATCGGAAAGCTCTTCCAGATGCACGCCAACAAGGAAAACCCGGTCGACGAGATCACGACGGGCCACATCTACGCCGCTATCGGCCTGAAGGACACCACCACGGGCGACACCCTGTGCGACCTTCAGAACCCGATCGTGCTGGAATCCATGAGCTTCCCGGAGCCCGTGATTTCCGTGGCCATCGAGCCGAAGACCAAGGGTGACCAGGAGAAGCTCTCCACGGCCATCCAGAAGCTCTCCGAAGAGGATCCGACCTTCCAGGTCTCCCTCGACGAAGACACCAACCAGACGATCATCGCCGGTATGGGCGAGCTGCACCTGGACATCCTGGTTGACCGCATGCGCCGCGAATTCCGCGTCGAGGCTAACGTGGGCAAGCCCCAGGTTGCCTACCGCGAAACCATCAAGCGCGCTGTGGCCAAGCATGACTACACGCACAAGAAGCAGACCGGTGGTTCGGGCCAGTTCGCAAAGGTCCAGATCGCGATCGAGCCGCTGGATACGTCGGAAGGCGTATTCTACGAGTTCGCCAACAAGGTCACCGGTGGCCGTATTCCTCGCGAATACATCCCCTCCGTTGACCAGGGTATCCAGAGCGCCCTCACCGAAGGTGTGCTCGCCGGTTACCCCGTAGTCGGTATCAAGGCAAGCCTGCTTGACGGTGCCTACCACGATGTTGACTCCTCGGAAATGGCGTTCAAGATCGCCGGACGACAGGCTTTCAAGGAAGCCGCCCGTCTGGCGAACCCTGTACTGCTTGAACCGCTGATGGATGTTGAAGTCCGCACCCCTGAGGAATACATGGGTGAAGTTATCGGTGACATCAACTCCCGCCGCGGCCAGATGCAGTCCATGGAAGACGCCGCAGGCGTCAAGGTCATCCGCGCCCACGTGCCGCTGTCCGGCATGTTCGGGTACATCGGCGACCTGCGTTCAAAGACGCAGGGCCGTGCCGTGTACTCCATGTCGTTCAACAGCTACGCAGAGGTCCCGAAGGCAGTAGCCGACGAGATCATCCAGAAGGTGCGCGGCGAATAA
- the rpsG gene encoding 30S ribosomal protein S7, whose translation MPRKGPAPKRPLVLDPVYGSPLVTQLINKVLVDGKKSTAERIVYGALAGAQEKTGGDPVAALKKAMDNIKPSLEVKSRRVGGATYQVPVEVKPGRATALALRWLVGYSKARREKTMTERLRNEILDASNGLGAAVKRREDTHKMAESNKAFAHYRW comes from the coding sequence ATGCCCCGCAAGGGTCCGGCCCCCAAGCGGCCGCTCGTTCTGGATCCCGTTTACGGTTCCCCGCTGGTCACTCAGCTGATCAACAAGGTTCTGGTAGACGGCAAGAAGTCCACCGCAGAGCGCATCGTTTACGGTGCACTCGCTGGCGCTCAGGAGAAGACCGGGGGAGACCCCGTTGCAGCCCTGAAGAAGGCCATGGACAACATCAAGCCGAGCCTTGAGGTCAAGTCCCGCCGCGTTGGCGGCGCCACCTACCAGGTTCCCGTCGAGGTCAAGCCGGGCCGTGCAACTGCACTGGCTCTGCGCTGGCTCGTCGGTTACTCCAAGGCCCGCCGCGAGAAGACGATGACTGAGCGTCTGCGCAACGAGATCCTGGATGCTTCCAACGGTCTCGGTGCTGCAGTGAAGCGCCGCGAAGACACCCACAAGATGGCCGAATCCAACAAGGCCTTCGCACACTACCGCTGGTAA
- the rpsL gene encoding 30S ribosomal protein S12, which translates to MPTIQQLVRKGRSPKVSKTKAPALQGSPMRRGVCTRVYTTTPKKPNSALRKVARVRLNGGIEVTAYIPGVGHNLQEHSIVLVRGGRVKDLPGVRYKIVRGALDTQGVKNRKQARSRYGAKMEKK; encoded by the coding sequence GTGCCTACGATTCAGCAGCTGGTCCGCAAGGGCCGGTCACCCAAGGTCTCCAAGACCAAGGCTCCCGCCCTTCAGGGAAGCCCCATGCGCCGTGGTGTTTGCACCCGCGTTTACACCACCACCCCGAAGAAGCCGAACTCTGCGCTCCGTAAGGTTGCCCGCGTGCGCCTCAACGGCGGCATTGAAGTAACCGCTTACATCCCCGGTGTTGGCCACAACCTGCAGGAACACTCCATCGTCCTCGTTCGCGGCGGTCGAGTGAAGGACCTGCCCGGTGTTCGTTACAAGATTGTTCGCGGCGCACTGGACACCCAGGGTGTCAAGAACCGCAAGCAGGCTCGCAGCCGTTACGGCGCGAAGATGGAGAAGAAGTAA
- a CDS encoding IclR family transcriptional regulator domain-containing protein → MNGTTAASGQYVQSLARGLDVIRAFDADHVRMTLSEVSQQTGLSRATARRFLLTLVELGYVRTDGRYFELTALVLALGYSYLSGQTLPQLAQPVLEDLSREISESTSASILDGTEIVYIARIHTRRLMRVGIAVGTRFPAYATSMGRVLLAGLPDARLEDYLAEVELLPLTERTITDRNLLREEVLRVRAAGAAVVDQELEAGLRSVAVPVRGPGGDVVAALNTSMQASLGTGSGTLEEAVAQVLPQLQAASAKITAALAARA, encoded by the coding sequence ATGAACGGCACCACAGCGGCCAGCGGCCAGTACGTCCAGTCCCTGGCCCGGGGGCTGGACGTGATCCGCGCCTTCGACGCAGACCACGTCCGGATGACCCTCAGCGAGGTGTCGCAGCAGACCGGACTCAGCCGCGCCACCGCCCGCCGCTTCCTGCTCACCCTCGTGGAACTGGGCTATGTCCGCACCGACGGCCGGTACTTCGAGCTGACGGCCCTGGTGCTGGCCCTGGGGTACTCCTACCTCTCCGGCCAAACCCTGCCGCAGCTGGCCCAGCCGGTGCTCGAGGATCTCTCGCGCGAGATTTCAGAGTCCACGTCGGCGTCCATCCTGGACGGCACGGAAATCGTCTACATCGCGCGCATCCACACGCGCCGGCTGATGCGGGTGGGCATCGCCGTCGGCACCCGTTTCCCGGCCTACGCGACCTCGATGGGCCGGGTCCTGCTCGCCGGGCTGCCGGATGCACGGCTCGAGGACTACCTGGCGGAGGTGGAGCTGCTCCCGTTGACCGAGCGGACCATCACCGACCGGAACCTCCTGCGCGAGGAAGTGCTCCGGGTCCGCGCTGCCGGCGCGGCGGTCGTCGACCAGGAACTCGAAGCCGGCCTCCGCTCCGTAGCGGTCCCGGTCCGCGGCCCCGGGGGAGATGTGGTTGCTGCATTGAATACCTCCATGCAGGCTTCGCTGGGCACCGGCAGCGGTACGCTGGAAGAGGCGGTTGCGCAGGTACTGCCGCAGCTGCAGGCCGCCTCCGCGAAAATCACGGCAGCGCTGGCAGCCCGCGCCTAG
- a CDS encoding 3-oxoacid CoA-transferase subunit B, which produces MSTSRLDKNQLAELVARDIAPGSFVNLGIGQPTLVSNFLAPEQNITLHTENGMLGMGPEAHGDEVDPDLINAGKIPVTELPGAAYFHHADSFAIMRGGHLDVCVLGAFQVSADGDLANWHTGAPDAIPAVGGAMDLATGAKDVYVMMSLFTREGVSKLVKECTYPLTGVGCVTRVYTNEAVFLLKDDGVHVRETYGTTFEELAAQMDIPLIRDQAGQQD; this is translated from the coding sequence ATGAGCACTTCCCGCCTGGACAAGAACCAACTGGCTGAACTCGTGGCCCGGGACATCGCTCCCGGATCCTTCGTGAACCTGGGCATCGGACAGCCAACCCTGGTGTCCAACTTCCTGGCCCCCGAACAGAACATCACCCTGCACACCGAAAACGGCATGCTCGGGATGGGCCCCGAGGCCCACGGCGACGAGGTCGACCCGGACCTCATCAACGCGGGAAAAATCCCGGTGACCGAGCTCCCCGGCGCGGCCTACTTCCACCACGCCGACTCGTTTGCCATCATGCGCGGCGGGCACCTGGATGTCTGTGTCCTGGGCGCCTTCCAGGTCTCGGCCGACGGCGACCTGGCCAACTGGCACACCGGGGCTCCGGACGCCATCCCGGCCGTCGGCGGAGCGATGGACCTGGCCACCGGCGCCAAGGACGTCTACGTCATGATGTCCCTCTTTACCCGGGAGGGCGTCAGCAAGCTGGTGAAGGAATGCACCTACCCGCTCACCGGCGTCGGCTGCGTCACCCGCGTTTACACCAACGAGGCGGTCTTCCTCCTGAAGGATGACGGCGTCCACGTCCGCGAGACCTACGGCACCACCTTTGAGGAACTAGCCGCGCAAATGGACATTCCGCTGATCCGCGACCAGGCCGGGCAGCAGGACTGA
- a CDS encoding 3-oxoacid CoA-transferase subunit A gives MLNIVQDVDEAVAPIHDGATVMIGGFGQAGQPVELIEALLRQGAKDLTVVNNNAGNGEHGLAALIGAGRVKKIICSFPRQSDSQVFDAKFRAGEIELELVPQGNLAERIRAAGAGIGGFFTPTAYGTPLAEGKETRVIDGRGYIFETPLQADFALVKALRADRSGNLVYRKTARNFGPIMAAAAKTAIVQVSEVVDTGSLDPENVVTPGIYVNTLVRVAGEKEPAAA, from the coding sequence GTGCTCAACATTGTGCAGGACGTCGATGAGGCCGTAGCGCCGATCCACGACGGAGCCACCGTCATGATCGGGGGCTTCGGTCAGGCCGGGCAGCCGGTGGAGCTGATCGAGGCGCTGCTGCGGCAGGGCGCCAAGGACCTGACGGTGGTGAACAACAACGCCGGCAACGGCGAGCACGGCCTCGCCGCCCTGATCGGTGCCGGCCGGGTGAAGAAAATCATCTGCTCCTTCCCGCGCCAGTCCGATTCGCAGGTCTTCGACGCCAAGTTCCGGGCCGGGGAAATCGAGCTGGAACTGGTACCGCAGGGCAACCTCGCCGAACGGATCCGCGCCGCGGGTGCGGGCATCGGCGGCTTCTTCACCCCCACCGCCTACGGCACGCCGCTGGCCGAGGGCAAGGAAACCCGGGTCATCGACGGCCGCGGCTACATCTTCGAAACCCCGCTGCAGGCCGACTTCGCCCTGGTGAAGGCACTGCGCGCGGACCGCTCCGGAAACCTGGTCTACCGCAAGACGGCACGGAACTTCGGCCCCATCATGGCAGCAGCCGCCAAGACCGCCATTGTCCAGGTCAGCGAGGTCGTCGACACCGGGTCCCTGGACCCCGAAAACGTTGTCACCCCCGGAATTTACGTCAACACCCTGGTCCGCGTGGCCGGGGAAAAGGAGCCGGCAGCAGCATGA
- a CDS encoding thiolase family protein: MNQAYIFDAVRTPFGKFGGALAGVRPDDLGAQVIRAAVNRAPGLDPERIDEVVFGNANGAGEENRNVARMSSLLAGLPTSVPGTTVNRLCGSSLDAALIASRQINTGEADLMLIGGTESMTRAPWVLPKNEKPYPAGNQTLASTTLGWRLVNPQMPAQWTVSLGEATEQLREKYGITRERQDEFAANSHLLAAKAWDEGRYDNLTVPVDGVDLARDESIRAGSTVEKLGTLKTVFRPVSDDASGGTVTAGNASPLNDGASAAWLGSEAAGDLLGLAPLARIAGRGAAANEPQYFGYAPVEAANTALKRAGIGWGDVGAVELNEAFAAQSLACLDAWDIDPVIVNAWGGAVAIGHPLGASGTRILGTLARRLEASGERWGVAAICIGVGQGLAVVLENTAR; the protein is encoded by the coding sequence GTGAACCAGGCCTATATCTTTGATGCAGTCCGCACCCCGTTTGGAAAGTTCGGCGGCGCGCTGGCGGGTGTTCGTCCCGACGACCTCGGCGCCCAGGTGATCCGTGCCGCCGTCAACCGCGCCCCCGGCCTGGACCCGGAGCGGATCGACGAAGTGGTGTTTGGCAACGCCAACGGAGCCGGCGAGGAAAACCGCAACGTGGCCCGCATGTCGTCGCTCCTGGCCGGGCTGCCCACCTCCGTGCCGGGCACCACCGTGAACCGGCTGTGCGGCTCCTCGCTGGACGCCGCACTGATCGCGTCCCGGCAGATCAACACGGGCGAAGCGGACCTGATGCTGATCGGCGGCACCGAGTCCATGACCCGTGCCCCCTGGGTGCTGCCGAAAAACGAGAAGCCCTACCCGGCCGGCAACCAGACCCTGGCGTCCACAACCCTGGGCTGGCGCCTGGTCAATCCGCAGATGCCGGCGCAGTGGACGGTTTCCCTGGGCGAGGCCACTGAGCAGCTGCGCGAGAAGTACGGCATTACGCGCGAACGCCAGGACGAGTTCGCCGCCAACTCCCATCTCCTTGCCGCCAAGGCCTGGGACGAAGGCCGCTACGACAACCTCACAGTGCCGGTCGACGGCGTGGACCTGGCCCGCGATGAATCCATCCGTGCCGGCTCCACCGTTGAGAAGCTGGGCACGCTCAAGACAGTGTTCCGGCCCGTGTCCGACGACGCTTCCGGCGGCACGGTCACGGCCGGCAATGCCTCACCCCTGAACGACGGCGCCTCCGCCGCCTGGCTCGGCAGCGAGGCCGCGGGCGACCTGCTTGGGCTGGCACCGCTGGCCCGGATCGCCGGACGTGGAGCCGCGGCCAACGAGCCGCAGTACTTCGGCTACGCCCCGGTTGAAGCAGCGAACACCGCCCTGAAACGGGCCGGCATCGGCTGGGGCGACGTGGGTGCCGTCGAACTCAACGAAGCCTTCGCCGCGCAGTCCCTGGCCTGCCTGGATGCCTGGGATATCGACCCGGTTATCGTCAACGCCTGGGGCGGCGCGGTGGCCATCGGCCACCCGCTCGGCGCCTCAGGCACCCGGATCCTGGGTACGCTGGCCCGCCGGCTCGAGGCCTCGGGGGAGCGCTGGGGAGTTGCCGCGATCTGCATCGGCGTCGGGCAGGGCCTGGCCGTGGTTTTGGAAAACACCGCCCGGTAA
- the pcaC gene encoding 4-carboxymuconolactone decarboxylase, whose translation MIHDGSKSRQDVYDEGMVVRREVLGAAHVDRANAAKDDFTTDFQDMITQYAWGTIWTRPGLPRTMRSAITLTALIAHGHMEEFAMHVRAALRNGLTRDELKEIILQSAIYCGVPSANSAFKVAQDVFAGLEPDTDSDADTDAEETP comes from the coding sequence GTGATCCACGACGGCAGCAAAAGCCGGCAGGATGTCTACGACGAGGGCATGGTGGTCCGCCGCGAAGTGCTCGGTGCCGCCCATGTGGACCGTGCCAACGCGGCCAAAGACGACTTCACCACCGACTTCCAGGACATGATCACGCAATACGCCTGGGGCACCATCTGGACCAGGCCGGGGCTGCCGCGCACCATGCGCAGCGCCATCACACTGACCGCGCTGATTGCCCACGGTCACATGGAGGAATTCGCCATGCACGTGCGGGCTGCCCTGCGGAACGGGCTCACCCGCGACGAGCTCAAGGAAATCATCCTGCAGTCGGCCATCTACTGCGGCGTGCCGTCCGCCAACTCCGCCTTCAAGGTGGCCCAGGACGTCTTCGCCGGTCTGGAACCCGACACCGATTCTGATGCTGACACCGATGCCGAGGAGACACCGTGA
- a CDS encoding alpha/beta fold hydrolase has product MSVPVLKASMLSNAGAHAPVLIAGPSLGTSAAALWSSTAAALENYTVIAWDLPGHGASPAATEPFTIAELADAVAGIVSSARTAADIGPGQPVYYAGVSLGGAVGLQLGLDHGGDFDGLAIMCSGAKIGEPAGWTERAETVRSQGTPAVLIGSAQRWFAPGFIERSPEASAALLHSLQDADRFSYAYCCQALAGFDVREKLGDIAVPLLAVAGAADEVTPPSFAELIAEGASHGTSAVVAGAAHLVPAEKPAETADLLGNFFGSLSGAAHLEGK; this is encoded by the coding sequence GTGAGTGTCCCCGTTCTCAAAGCCAGCATGCTCAGCAACGCCGGTGCCCACGCGCCGGTGCTCATCGCAGGCCCGTCGCTGGGCACCTCGGCGGCCGCCCTGTGGTCTTCCACGGCTGCCGCCCTGGAAAATTACACGGTCATCGCGTGGGACCTGCCCGGCCACGGTGCGAGCCCGGCCGCCACGGAGCCCTTCACCATCGCGGAACTGGCCGACGCGGTCGCGGGAATCGTCTCCTCGGCCCGCACTGCGGCGGACATCGGCCCCGGACAGCCCGTGTACTACGCCGGTGTGTCCCTGGGCGGTGCAGTGGGCCTGCAGCTGGGCCTGGACCACGGCGGCGACTTCGACGGGCTGGCCATCATGTGTTCGGGAGCCAAGATCGGCGAGCCCGCCGGCTGGACCGAGCGGGCCGAAACCGTCCGCAGCCAGGGCACGCCGGCGGTGCTGATCGGATCGGCGCAGCGCTGGTTCGCGCCCGGCTTCATTGAACGCAGCCCCGAGGCCTCCGCCGCCCTGCTGCATTCCCTGCAGGATGCCGACCGCTTCTCCTACGCCTACTGCTGCCAGGCCTTGGCCGGCTTCGATGTCCGTGAAAAGCTCGGCGACATCGCCGTGCCGCTGCTGGCGGTCGCCGGAGCAGCCGACGAGGTGACCCCGCCGTCATTCGCGGAGCTCATCGCCGAGGGCGCATCCCACGGGACCAGCGCCGTCGTCGCCGGCGCCGCCCACCTGGTGCCGGCGGAAAAGCCGGCCGAAACCGCAGATCTGCTGGGGAACTTCTTCGGAAGCCTTTCCGGCGCCGCCCACTTGGAAGGGAAGTAA
- a CDS encoding lyase family protein, with translation MDVPSGDFGLLSPAWAGTPAAALTGDTAALQAMLDVELAWLHVLAEAGLVAPEVPAAAAPACQAARYDLGGLAARAAGGGNPVIPLLADLRALVRETSPEAAAVVHKAATSQDILDSALMLMASRALQVILADARSTVDALAALADEHRHTPAVARTLTQHSLPTTFGLRAAQWLHGIGAATAALDSAAARLPLQWGGASGTLAALSTAAARGGPGTAGALELSDMLAARLGLAAAPAPWQANRLPVTGLGAALADLLAAAGKMANDVLLMSRPEIAEVSEPRAAGRGGSSAMPQKQNPVLSVLIRSAALAAPGHGVQLQTAAATADDDRPAGSWHVEWQALRSLLRLAGGAAAKLAELSAGLTVHTDSLHRNLEAAGPLVLSEKLMSTVAPLLDDDGGPGSGKARLQELVSKSLATGEDFAGLLRDALPVTVLSDEALAAELDPANYLGESSALIDRIIAAYPGRN, from the coding sequence GTGGATGTTCCCAGCGGTGACTTCGGCCTGCTCTCCCCGGCCTGGGCCGGGACCCCGGCCGCGGCACTGACCGGGGACACCGCGGCCCTGCAGGCAATGCTCGACGTCGAACTGGCGTGGCTGCACGTCCTCGCCGAAGCGGGTCTGGTGGCTCCGGAGGTTCCCGCCGCAGCGGCTCCGGCGTGCCAGGCCGCACGCTATGACCTGGGCGGTCTCGCCGCTCGGGCGGCCGGCGGGGGTAACCCCGTGATTCCGCTGCTCGCCGACCTGCGTGCCCTGGTGCGCGAGACCTCGCCCGAGGCAGCTGCCGTCGTGCACAAGGCCGCAACCAGCCAGGACATCCTCGACAGCGCGCTGATGCTGATGGCCTCCCGTGCCCTGCAGGTCATCCTCGCCGATGCCCGCAGCACCGTTGACGCGCTGGCGGCGCTGGCGGATGAACACCGGCACACGCCGGCAGTGGCCCGGACCCTCACCCAGCACTCCCTGCCGACAACCTTCGGGCTGCGCGCCGCCCAGTGGCTGCACGGGATCGGGGCAGCCACCGCCGCCCTTGATTCCGCCGCCGCCCGGCTGCCCCTGCAATGGGGCGGAGCCTCGGGCACCCTGGCCGCCCTCAGCACCGCCGCAGCCCGCGGCGGCCCCGGGACGGCCGGGGCACTGGAGCTGTCCGACATGCTGGCAGCCCGGCTCGGCCTGGCCGCAGCGCCGGCCCCGTGGCAGGCGAACCGGCTGCCGGTCACCGGCCTGGGCGCCGCGCTGGCGGACCTGCTCGCCGCGGCCGGCAAGATGGCCAACGACGTCCTGCTCATGAGCCGCCCCGAAATCGCTGAGGTTTCCGAACCCCGGGCCGCCGGCCGGGGCGGGTCCTCCGCCATGCCGCAGAAACAGAACCCCGTCTTGTCCGTGCTGATCCGCAGCGCCGCGCTGGCCGCCCCCGGCCACGGCGTCCAGCTGCAGACAGCCGCCGCGACAGCCGACGATGACCGCCCGGCCGGCTCCTGGCACGTGGAGTGGCAGGCCCTGCGGTCACTGCTTCGCCTGGCCGGGGGAGCGGCAGCCAAGCTGGCTGAGCTCAGTGCGGGCCTGACCGTCCACACCGATTCCCTGCACCGGAACCTCGAAGCCGCCGGGCCGCTGGTCCTCAGCGAGAAGCTGATGTCCACGGTCGCTCCGCTGCTTGACGACGACGGCGGCCCGGGCAGCGGCAAGGCACGCCTGCAGGAGCTGGTCTCCAAGTCCCTGGCTACCGGCGAAGACTTTGCCGGTCTGCTGCGCGATGCACTTCCGGTTACCGTGCTCTCCGACGAGGCCCTGGCCGCAGAACTGGACCCGGCAAACTACCTGGGCGAATCCAGCGCCCTGATCGACCGCATCATCGCCGCCTACCCCGGAAGGAACTAA